In a single window of the Blastopirellula retiformator genome:
- a CDS encoding WD40 repeat domain-containing protein yields the protein MSIDRVPSTVVLAATLLAAWIVGVAQAQEPSAKLDRTIQLRPEPGRLHPPVISDISIHPAGAIFAAAGDDHIVRIFEMESGNELYRLEDHRDWVRAVKFSPDGATLATAGNDRRIILWDVQRRAQLRSMGEFPYAVADLAFNKAGTMLAIVGFGPTIAIHDPITGEKIHELEAPINDMRCVSFSHDGAIVAAAGRNGVIRTWDAQTGQMLGEVKAHRQRTHSLVFTSDSSHLISCSEDRMIKIIDLGQGKEVAQMSSAPAKVMALTLIDDNTLISAGSDNRLRLWDMTTHQEIARLEGHSGSVTSIDVYNDTIVSGGFDTTVRIWKIESGERTALTPQGSLFTK from the coding sequence ATGAGCATCGATCGCGTTCCGTCTACGGTTGTCTTGGCCGCCACATTGCTAGCGGCTTGGATCGTAGGCGTCGCTCAGGCGCAAGAACCGTCCGCCAAACTCGACCGCACCATTCAACTTCGTCCCGAACCGGGCCGACTTCACCCGCCGGTGATCTCCGACATCTCGATCCACCCGGCCGGCGCGATCTTCGCCGCCGCGGGAGACGACCACATCGTCCGAATTTTTGAGATGGAGTCGGGCAACGAACTCTACCGTCTGGAAGATCATCGCGACTGGGTTCGGGCTGTGAAGTTCTCGCCCGATGGAGCGACCCTCGCCACCGCCGGCAATGATCGCCGCATCATTCTGTGGGATGTCCAACGTCGCGCTCAACTCCGCTCGATGGGCGAATTTCCGTACGCGGTCGCCGATCTGGCGTTTAACAAGGCGGGCACCATGCTGGCGATCGTCGGCTTTGGCCCGACCATCGCGATTCATGATCCGATCACCGGCGAAAAAATCCATGAGCTGGAAGCTCCGATCAACGACATGCGATGCGTCAGTTTTTCGCACGATGGGGCGATCGTCGCCGCCGCCGGTCGCAACGGCGTGATTCGCACGTGGGACGCCCAAACCGGACAGATGCTGGGTGAAGTCAAAGCTCACCGCCAACGGACTCATTCGCTGGTTTTCACGAGCGATTCGTCGCATCTGATCTCATGCAGCGAAGATCGGATGATCAAGATCATTGATCTCGGCCAAGGCAAGGAAGTCGCTCAAATGTCGAGCGCCCCGGCCAAAGTCATGGCTCTGACGCTGATCGACGACAACACGTTGATTTCCGCCGGCAGCGACAATCGCCTGCGGTTGTGGGATATGACCACGCACCAAGAAATCGCTCGCCTCGAAGGGCATTCGGGCAGCGTCACTTCGATCGACGTCTACAACGACACGATCGTTTCTGGCGGCTTCGACACCACGGTTCGCATCTGGAAGATCGAATCGGGGGAACGAACCGCACTCACCCCCCAGGGCAGCTTGTTCACGAAATAG
- a CDS encoding cation transporter, which yields MLRITLALLFSFALFSSAAHAATTVTLTNMHLCCGKCVKAVQAAVKDVPGAKVAVTAKEGKAVVTASDDKSAQAAIDAIAAAGFHAVTDNEDLTMKDDSGVKAGAVKRLELTGLHNCCGACTKAIKEAVDRVDGVTADTAKPNQSTMVVEGNFEAEDVVASLLEAGFQVKVKQ from the coding sequence ATGTTACGCATCACGCTCGCCCTCCTTTTTTCGTTCGCCTTGTTTTCGTCCGCCGCTCATGCCGCGACGACCGTCACGCTGACAAATATGCATCTCTGCTGCGGCAAATGCGTCAAAGCGGTTCAGGCGGCAGTCAAAGATGTACCGGGGGCGAAAGTCGCCGTGACCGCCAAAGAGGGGAAAGCGGTGGTGACCGCCAGCGACGACAAATCGGCCCAAGCCGCCATCGATGCGATCGCCGCGGCCGGCTTTCATGCCGTGACCGATAACGAAGATCTGACAATGAAGGACGACTCGGGCGTGAAGGCCGGCGCCGTCAAACGCCTGGAACTGACTGGCCTGCACAACTGCTGTGGCGCTTGCACCAAGGCGATCAAGGAAGCGGTCGATCGCGTCGACGGCGTCACCGCTGACACCGCCAAGCCGAACCAATCGACGATGGTGGTCGAAGGAAACTTTGAAGCCGAGGATGTCGTCGCCTCGTTGCTGGAGGCGGGTTTCCAAGTCAAAGTGAAGCAGTAA
- a CDS encoding M14 family metallopeptidase: protein MSHSTELWFPRDYQESRGEFLSVAEKLSGELESHTIESHGPAGESLSIDLLTLGDRDASDCLILSSGLHGLEAPLGAAIQLGWMRRQLASGIEPKIRVVLVHALNPYGFAHLRRGEAENIDLNRSFLRRGEERRGAPPLYEKLDALLNPESPPGGFDFFALRAAAILMRYGMTQVKQAIAGGQYEFPRGLFYGGKGPSETQQLLTPHWKAWLGQTQRVIHLDIHTGLGRWGELTLLSAAGNDSPWRQNVGKALGGASYNREQENAIAYEARGDFGLWCAEQAEDVDYAYYCAEFGTYSPTRVLRALRAENQAHHWGDPASAAFQTAKRNAAEAFCPARMAWRQKTLARGLALCESAIAHLQE from the coding sequence GTGAGCCACTCGACGGAGCTGTGGTTTCCGCGCGACTATCAGGAGTCGCGTGGTGAGTTTCTCTCCGTTGCCGAGAAATTGTCCGGCGAGCTCGAATCCCATACCATCGAGTCGCACGGCCCGGCGGGAGAGTCGCTCTCGATCGACCTGCTGACGCTGGGGGATCGTGACGCGAGCGACTGTTTGATTCTTTCCAGCGGCTTGCACGGCTTAGAGGCTCCGCTGGGGGCCGCGATTCAACTCGGTTGGATGAGGCGCCAACTTGCCAGCGGCATTGAGCCCAAGATCCGCGTCGTGCTGGTGCACGCCCTCAATCCGTACGGTTTCGCTCATCTTCGGCGCGGTGAAGCGGAGAACATCGATCTGAATCGCTCTTTCCTACGGCGTGGAGAAGAGCGTCGCGGCGCTCCGCCGCTGTATGAAAAACTTGACGCGCTGCTGAATCCCGAATCGCCGCCAGGCGGTTTCGACTTCTTTGCGCTCCGCGCCGCCGCAATTCTGATGCGCTATGGCATGACGCAGGTCAAACAGGCGATCGCTGGCGGTCAGTATGAGTTTCCCCGCGGCCTGTTCTACGGAGGCAAAGGGCCCAGCGAAACCCAGCAGTTGCTCACGCCTCACTGGAAAGCCTGGCTGGGCCAAACCCAGCGAGTGATCCATTTGGACATCCATACGGGACTGGGGCGGTGGGGAGAGCTAACGCTGCTCTCAGCGGCCGGCAACGACAGTCCCTGGCGGCAGAACGTGGGGAAGGCGCTCGGGGGAGCCAGTTACAACCGAGAGCAGGAAAACGCCATCGCCTACGAAGCCCGTGGAGATTTTGGGCTCTGGTGCGCCGAACAGGCGGAAGACGTCGACTACGCATACTACTGCGCCGAGTTTGGCACATACTCGCCTACCCGCGTACTCAGGGCGCTACGAGCCGAAAATCAGGCGCATCACTGGGGCGATCCGGCCTCGGCGGCCTTTCAAACTGCCAAGCGAAACGCCGCCGAAGCGTTCTGTCCGGCGCGGATGGCCTGGCGACAGAAGACGTTGGCCCGCGGCTTGGCGCTGTGTGAGTCGGCGATCGCTCACCTACAAGAGTAG
- a CDS encoding metallophosphoesterase, with translation MPARTIAIGDIHGCVHALDAVLDMVQPTLDDTVVVLGDYVDQGWDVKSTIERLIELESQTNLVHLLGNHEEMLLASLTCEKTCRYWENCGGARTLSSYRLGGKISDIPSDHLAFIYRSRPYYETENCIFSHANAEPDLTMNRQPPYVLRWKVLEPDAHECHYSGKTLFVGHTEQRDGEVLNLGCIQGIDTACWRNGWLTAIDVNDRHFWQASRFGQMREADEPALAEAVSAHQAE, from the coding sequence ATGCCAGCACGAACCATCGCAATCGGCGACATTCATGGCTGCGTGCATGCGCTGGACGCGGTGTTGGACATGGTCCAGCCGACGCTGGACGATACGGTGGTGGTGCTAGGCGACTACGTCGATCAAGGCTGGGACGTGAAATCCACGATCGAGCGACTGATCGAGCTAGAGTCGCAAACGAACCTGGTCCATTTGCTCGGCAATCACGAGGAGATGTTGCTGGCGAGTCTCACCTGCGAAAAAACATGCCGCTATTGGGAAAATTGTGGCGGCGCCCGGACGCTCAGTTCTTATCGTCTGGGTGGGAAGATTTCCGATATCCCCTCCGACCACCTGGCGTTCATCTACCGTTCACGTCCCTATTATGAGACCGAGAACTGCATTTTCTCGCACGCCAATGCAGAGCCTGACTTGACGATGAACCGGCAGCCTCCGTACGTTCTCCGCTGGAAGGTGTTGGAGCCGGATGCCCACGAGTGTCACTATTCCGGCAAGACGCTATTCGTCGGCCATACCGAACAGCGTGACGGCGAAGTCCTGAATCTCGGCTGTATTCAAGGCATCGATACCGCTTGTTGGAGAAACGGTTGGCTGACCGCGATCGATGTCAACGATCGGCATTTCTGGCAAGCGAGCCGATTTGGGCAAATGCGAGAAGCGGACGAGCCTGCCCTGGCCGAGGCGGTCTCGGCCCACCAGGCCGAATAG
- a CDS encoding Gfo/Idh/MocA family protein: MSLRTSRRRFLVAASAAASGIGFYSQLPAAESKSPNEKLNLAGIGVANRASANLSGCSGENFVALADIDSNFLEQGTKRFPGAKGYADYRVMLEKEEDNIDAVVVSTADHAHAPATAMALRMKKHAYCEKPLSHTVYESRVVSDLAKENKLATQMGTQIHATDNYRRVVELLNSGIIGDVTRVHVWVGKGWGDGKYSFGQEPPKSLNWDLFLGCAPERPYSTGVHPANWRRFWDYGTGTFGDMACHYVDLVHWALDLKHPEKVSAEGPEVDPVGCPMWCIADYQYPARGEKPPVHLTWYDGVKRPDELSKLKDKSGNPFNWGGGQLFVGDKGMVLSNYGQHFVFKDGELVDFEAPEQTIPGSIGHHNEWLQAIRTGGPTTCNFDYSGALSEAVLLGTVAYRSGDVVEWDAKNLKVTNNNSLAQDLIHKEYRKGWTL, encoded by the coding sequence ATGTCGCTGCGAACTTCTCGCCGTCGCTTCCTGGTCGCCGCCTCGGCCGCCGCATCTGGTATCGGTTTCTACTCGCAACTTCCCGCCGCCGAATCGAAATCGCCCAACGAGAAACTGAACTTGGCCGGCATTGGCGTCGCCAATCGCGCCAGCGCTAACCTATCGGGTTGCTCGGGTGAAAACTTCGTCGCCTTGGCCGACATCGATTCCAACTTTCTGGAGCAGGGGACCAAGCGTTTCCCAGGTGCCAAAGGTTACGCCGATTATCGCGTGATGCTGGAGAAGGAGGAGGACAACATCGACGCCGTCGTGGTCAGCACCGCCGATCACGCCCACGCCCCGGCGACCGCCATGGCGCTGCGGATGAAAAAGCACGCCTATTGCGAAAAACCGCTCTCCCACACGGTATACGAATCGCGGGTCGTCTCGGACCTGGCGAAGGAAAACAAGTTGGCAACCCAGATGGGTACCCAGATCCACGCGACCGACAACTATCGTCGCGTCGTCGAACTGCTCAATAGCGGCATCATTGGCGATGTGACCCGCGTCCATGTCTGGGTCGGCAAAGGCTGGGGAGACGGCAAGTATTCGTTTGGCCAAGAGCCGCCGAAGTCGCTCAACTGGGATCTGTTCCTGGGTTGTGCGCCCGAGCGTCCCTACAGCACCGGCGTCCATCCGGCGAACTGGCGGCGGTTCTGGGATTACGGCACCGGTACGTTTGGCGATATGGCTTGCCATTACGTCGACCTGGTCCACTGGGCGCTCGATTTGAAGCATCCCGAGAAGGTCTCAGCCGAGGGGCCGGAAGTCGATCCGGTCGGCTGCCCGATGTGGTGCATCGCCGACTATCAGTACCCGGCTCGCGGTGAAAAGCCGCCGGTCCACCTGACCTGGTATGACGGAGTCAAGCGTCCGGACGAACTATCGAAGCTGAAAGACAAGTCGGGCAATCCGTTCAATTGGGGCGGCGGCCAACTGTTCGTCGGCGACAAGGGGATGGTCCTGTCGAACTACGGTCAGCACTTCGTTTTCAAAGATGGCGAACTGGTCGACTTTGAGGCGCCCGAGCAGACGATCCCGGGCTCGATCGGGCACCACAACGAATGGCTGCAGGCGATCCGCACCGGCGGGCCGACCACCTGCAACTTCGACTACTCAGGCGCCCTCAGCGAAGCGGTGCTGCTGGGGACGGTCGCCTACCGCAGCGGCGACGTCGTCGAATGGGACGCCAAGAACCTGAAGGTGACCAACAACAATTCGCTTGCACAAGACCTGATCCACAAGGAATATCGCAAGGGCTGGACGCTGTAA